Part of the uncultured Desulfobacter sp. genome, TTGGAAAGACCGTATCCTTTGAAGACCTGACCGGTTTTGATTTGAAGCGTTGTTTTCAATTGACGGACAATGAGTTTCAATATTTTTTCGACCTGGTCCATCAACCTGATTTCCTTTTGGGATTTAAGCCGGTGGAAGGCGCGGTTGAGACCCTGAAGCACTGGGCGGATATGGGGCACACCATTGATATTGTAACAGGACGTCCGACCTCGGCCCAGGACGCGACCCTGGCCTGGCTGGAAAGAAACGAGGTGCCTTTCAGGGGATTCATCATGGTGGATAAATACAATCGTCCCGGCAATGACACGGCCCTGGCCATTTCAAAAGAGGAATTATCCATGATGGACTACGATCTGGCCGTGGAAGATTCCCCGGAGATGGCGTTATTCCTGGCCCAGGAGATGGGCGTGCCCACCGCATTGGTCCATCGGCCCTGGAACAGCAACTGCACCACACATGACAACCTGGTTCGGTGTACCTCCTGGAACGAAATCCATCCCATGATCAAGGAACCGGCACTTGAAGCATATGAACAAATTATTTAGTGCGCGGAACGCAAAAGCAAATTCCTGCAACACACCCATTTGCCAGAACGCTTAAAAAAAATTGACAATCAACACGCTAAAAGTATATTTTATAGAATAAATTGCGGAAGCACGCGGCTCACTGGTGGGGCCCTCGGACTTCAAATCCGATGTGCGGGGCTGATACCCTCGCGGGTGGGTTCGATTCCCATGTGCTTCCGCCAATTTTATCTAAGAAAACAATCGGTTACACATTCCATTTCCTGCCTAAAACTACCTAACTTTTTTAAAATCATTCCAAATTCGATGAATTTAATCTGACAATATAATTTTTGATATAGTGGCTAATATTTTTAACTATTCACATAGATGAAAAATCATTCAAAATGCCATGTATTTGGCGTTTTCATTTTGAAAAAAGTCAAAAAATTATAAAATTTCACCCAGGAGACAAAACGTTTAAACACCATGAAATCTGACGATTTTATTTTGAAAAAATTTAAAAATTTATTAAATATTCATCCATCTGAAGAATCATTTATAACGCCGCATATTTTAAGTTTTTATTCATAAAAATTCTCCAAATTTGCAAAATATTCATCCAAATGAAAAATTAACATCTCTTGTTTTTGTGGTATCGTCCTGCATCCTGCTCCCAAAGCCGTTGCTATTACGTGAAAAGCATTAAAAATGCCCTTATTTCAAGACGTCTCCCCCCTATATTCTTTCTTTTTTTGTCTGTTTTGGGATAGAATCTGCAACCAAAACCGTAACCACTTTAATGTTGTGTTTTACATCTCACTAATATTTGATACTTTGCCTTGGTTGGTCTGTTTCGGGGTTTCGGTACGGTTAATTTTCAATCATGCCATCATTTTCGAACGATTTAATTTTTGGCAGAGTAATGAATATACAAATGATACTTTTTTTCATATACTAAAAAATTATATTTTCATATTCCCATTTTGTGGAGTTGCTTAAAAAAATGAATAAAAACGCATATAATTTTCTGGATCTATTTGCTGGTGCCGGTGGTTTATCAGAAGGTTTTATCCGATCAGGATTCAAACCGATTGCTCATGTTGAGGCTGATAAAGGTGCCTGCAACACCCTGAGAACAAGAACAGCATATCATTATCTCAAACAATATGATTCGCTATTCGTTTACTTTAAATATCTCAGAGGGGAAATTTCAAGACGAGAATTTTATAATTTTATTCCTGAAAAACTATTGAGTTCAATTATCAACGAAAAAATTGAGAAAGATACTTTAAAAAAAATTTTGAGCAAAATTGATTTATTGTTAGAAGGGGAAAAGCCGGATCTAATAATAGGGGGCCCACCATGTCAAGCGTATTCACTTGTTGGTCGTTCAAGAGATAAAAATAGAATGGTAGGTGATTCAAGAAATTATCTTTATAAATATTATGGTGAATTCTTAAAATATTACGCCCCTAAATATTTTGTCTTCGAGAATGTAGTGGGACTTCTGTCTGCGAAAGATATTGACGGAAACAAATATTACGATGGAATGGTAAAGCTTTTTAAACGCTTAGGGTACCGGACAGAAAGTAAAATCATTACAGCAAATGACTATGGAATTCCTCAAAACCGCCGTCGAATTATACTTGTTGGCAAAAAAGGAAATGATAATTTTAAATTCCCAGAACCTAATAAAGAAGGTCCAAACTTAAAAATAAGAGA contains:
- a CDS encoding DNA cytosine methyltransferase, which codes for MNKNAYNFLDLFAGAGGLSEGFIRSGFKPIAHVEADKGACNTLRTRTAYHYLKQYDSLFVYFKYLRGEISRREFYNFIPEKLLSSIINEKIEKDTLKKILSKIDLLLEGEKPDLIIGGPPCQAYSLVGRSRDKNRMVGDSRNYLYKYYGEFLKYYAPKYFVFENVVGLLSAKDIDGNKYYDGMVKLFKRLGYRTESKIITANDYGIPQNRRRIILVGKKGNDNFKFPEPNKEGPNLKIRELIGDLPPIQAGGGTIKPVPLHSMPHDYLTRNKIVNGSGMVTWHIARPNTEQDLEIYRIAVNKWSNKKERLDYNDLPERLKTHKNRKSFTDRFKVVAYNMEYSHTIMAHLQKDGHYYIHPDIHQNRSISPREAARIQTFPDDYYFEGHTEKHSRAAAYRQIGNAVPVLLGQKIAEKLKESIDNGC
- a CDS encoding bifunctional metallophosphatase/5'-nucleotidase encodes the protein MTGFQAKTIYVDVDDVVSRTTETYPDVVAQEFGKTVSFEDLTGFDLKRCFQLTDNEFQYFFDLVHQPDFLLGFKPVEGAVETLKHWADMGHTIDIVTGRPTSAQDATLAWLERNEVPFRGFIMVDKYNRPGNDTALAISKEELSMMDYDLAVEDSPEMALFLAQEMGVPTALVHRPWNSNCTTHDNLVRCTSWNEIHPMIKEPALEAYEQII